GTCCGCGGCGATTTACACGCGGACGACACTAGAATTGCTTTCTTGATAATCCGTTTCTCTTCTCTCTTCATATTTAGAGGAAACTGGGATTATCGTTTGCTGCTCAATTCTTTGAAAGTACTTTAGAATATTTGCGTTATCGAATGTTGTTATTGTCCGGCAGCAGCCGTTGGGGTTGTCGTCGTCGTATTGTTCTGCTGGGCATGCTGTTCGCAATTGGGCGTGCACGACAGCACGGCGCGATCCGTCTGGCGGAACACACGGACTGTATTGCCTTCGTCGATCGACACCAGGATCTGCTCGTCCACGATGGCATTGCCGTCGGCGTCGAGCAGGATGATGTTTGTCGTGCCGAAGCTGCGGCCGGTCAGCACGATGGTTTTCGGATCGGCGACCGTCGCATCGGCGACTTGCGAATTGCCGACGATGACCTTGCTGACGGGGCGGTCCAGCTTCAATACGCGCGCGTGATCCATATAGACGCGCAGCATGCTTTCTCCGGCAGCGTGGGAAAGCTGTGGCGTCATGCCGGCCATGGCGACAATGCCGGCAAGGAATGCTGTTCTGCCGCCGATTGGCATGGCTTGGCCTCTTGGAAAACTATGGCGAAAAGGATCTCTGGATAGAATGGGAAAGAATGGTGAATGAACGATTAAGGTTGTCTTCTGCCATGTAATTATGGCGCGTATGTCCCATACGGACCCTCTCCGTCGCCTTCTTGCGCAGATCGTGTATTAATTCGAGACGAATCGTATATCGCACTAATATTCATACATCTAATAATTTCTATTTGGCTGAAGATTTTCTTTAAAAACATAAAGAAGAACATACAAGTCACATTAACTATTCTATTTTCGCTTTTGGATTTACTGCACATTAACCTAATTCTTTAAAGCGATGGAAACGGCGGGAAGCTACCGTGCAACTCATCCGATCAACGGCAACAGTTGGCGGACGTGCTGTCAACAAAGTGGAGTTAAACTTATGTCCAAGCTTTTTTCGCGTTTCCTGAAGGATGAATCCGGCGCGACCGCAATTGAATATGGCCTGATCGCCGCCCTGATCTCGGTCGCCATCATCACCGGCGCGACGACCCTCGGCAATACGCTCAGCAACACGTTCCAGAATATCTCAAACAAGATGAACACTGCTTCGGCAGCGCATTAATAGGTTCTGGTCGTGTAGCGGAACGCCTAAGACAGAAACCGCTCAGTTAAAATGAGCGGTTTTGCCTTTTGAGGTGCCAGGCCCTGGACATCGTTATGATCAAGGCTAAGGCAACGTTTATTGCCCGCTGTGGGTGTCGGTCGCGGCATTTGGCGCGATGGCAACGGTGCGCAGCTACCATGAACGCATCCGATCAACTGCAATCGTTTGTCAGACCCGCTGTCAAACAAATTGAATGGAGTAATTTCATGTCCAAGCTTTTCTCGCGCTTCCTGAAGGATGAATCCGGCGCAACCGCCATAGAATATGGCCTGATCGCCGCCCTAATCTCGGTTGCCATTATTACTGGCGCAACCACCCTCGGTAATACACTAAGCAATACTTTTCAAAATGTCTCGAACCAGATGAATAATGCTTCGACAGCGCATTAATGCATTCATGTATTTCAAAAGAACATTTAAGATGAAAATTGCGCAGTAAAACTAATGATGTAAACTTTTAACATATCAGGCTGGATCATTGTCATGCTTGAAACTACGGCTTTATTTATTTTCCCGCTCTGTATGTCGGTCGCGGCGATCTCGGATCTGCTGACCATGACGATCCCGAATCGCGTGTCGTTGGCGCTTGCGCTGTCGTTCCTTGTACTGGCGCCGATTTCGGGGCTTTCGGGCGCTGAAATCGCCATGCATCTTGCCGGAGCGGGCGCTGTGTTGTTCGCCTGCTTCACGCTGTTCGCACTGAACATCATGGGCGGCGGCGACGCGAAGCTGCTTGCGGCGGCTGCGCTTTGGTTCGGGTTCGATTCCTCTCTCATAGAGTTCCTGGTTTACGTCGCGTTCATCGGCGGCGCAGTCACTGTTTTGGTCATACTGCTGAGATCGCAGGCCATCACCATCATGGCTATGGGCTTGCCCTTACCGCACTCATTGACGGGTGCCAAAAAAATCCCTTACGGCATCGCCATCGCGATTGGTGGGATGCTCGCCTTCCCCTCGTCGGCGGTTCTTCTGGCTGCAGCGGCCTAAAAGTACTCTGAACCTTAACGCAGGAGTATAGGAGATCTTTTCGAAAGAGAATTCTAATATATGACAAGTAATCATGGTTAAATAACAATAGATGTAACCAGCCGTTAACCATAATTACACCAATTATCGGTCATTCTGCAGGGCGAAGAATCCTGTTCCTCAAGGAATGACCATGAAACCCGCTCGCATAATGATACTCGCAGTGGCAGCCGTCGCGGCCGGGATGGCCGGTCTGCTCGCGATGCGCCTGGCTGGTTCGCGCGATATCGTTCCCCAGCAGATTGCAGCGGTCGTGGAGAAGGAGGCGACGATCAATGTCCTCGTTGCCGGTGCCAATCTGCCCGTCGGTTCGCGTCTGAACGAGCAATCGATCCATTGGATGCCCTGGCCCGAAAGCGGCATCGTCAAAGGCCTCATCACCGAACGCGAGCGCCCAGATGCGCTGAAGGATCTGAGCGGTGCCGTAGTCCGCCTGCCGATCTTCGAGGGCGAGCCCATCCGCGAAGAAAAGGTCGCCGATTCCAACAGCCGTATCCTTTCGTCCTTGCTGCCGGCGGGCAAGCGGGCCGTCGCCACCGAAATTTCCGTCGCCACCGGAGCAGGCGGCTTCATCCTTCCGAATGACCGCGTCGACGTCATCATGGTGCGCAAGGGCTCGCAGCAGCAGCTTGTCACCGAAACCGTGCTCAGCAACGTCCGCGTTCTGGCTGTCGATCAGCAGATCGAGGAAAAGCAGGACGGAAGCAAGGCAGTCGTTGGGGCAACCGCAACGCTGGAGCTGACACCGGACCAGACGAAGGTCCTGGCGGTCGCGCATCAGATGGCCGATCGCCTGACCCTGGCACTACGTTCCGTTGCCGACGCGCAGCAGCCGGATACGACGGCCGCCGATTATCTGCTGGCCGGGGACAATGGCGGCAGCATGATCCAAGTCATCAAATCGGGAGCGATCGTAACCGACGGCCCAAGCGGGCCGAAACCGCAATGAGAAGGGGCGAGACGATGTTAAAGACAAGCAAGAAAGCCAGCCTCCCCCTTGCCGTAAGCCTCTCCTTCTCGGTTGCCTTTGCCGGCCTGCCCTTGGCAGATGTTCCGGCCTTTCTGCGCACGCCTACAGCTTTTGCAGGCGGCTCGGACAGTATCGTCACAATAGCCGGCCTCGGCACGAAGCGCACGTTGAAGCTTGGTCTCAACAAGGCGCTCGTCGTCGATCTGCCGGCCGACGCCCATGACATCCTTGTCTCCGATCCCAAGATGGCCGATGCGGTGACGCGGACCTCGCGCCGCATCTACCTTTTCGGCAAGACGGTCGGCCAGACCAACATCTTCATCTTCGGCGCCGACGGCAAAGAGATCGTCAGCCTCGATCTCCAGATCGAGCGCGATATTGCCGGCCTGCAGGATAATATCAAGCGCTTCATCCCGGACTCCGATATCAACGTCGAGATCATCTCCGACAACATCGTCCTCACCGGCATCGTGCGTACGCCGCAGGATTCGATCCGCGCGCAGCAGCTCGCTCAGGCCTTCCTCAAGGGAGGCGAAGCGACGACACGAAATCAGACTGCCTCGGGCAGCGGCGACAACAACGCAGTCGCCATTTTCGCCGAAGGGCGGCAGACCTCGCAGATCGTCAACATGCTCCAGATCGAAGGCGAGGATCAGGTGACGCTCAAGGTGACCGTCGCCGAAATCAAGCGCAGCGTCCTGAAGCAGATTGGTTTCGACAACCTAGTCAGCAATTCCTCTGGCCTCGGCGTCGCTCAACTCGGCAATATCGGAAACACGGGAACCACGAATTTCCTGGGAGTAAACGGCGATCCCACAAACGCCACCGGCGCAGGTGGTATCTCGACACTCTTCAAATACGCGCT
The Rhizobium sp. 11515TR DNA segment above includes these coding regions:
- a CDS encoding A24 family peptidase — translated: MLETTALFIFPLCMSVAAISDLLTMTIPNRVSLALALSFLVLAPISGLSGAEIAMHLAGAGAVLFACFTLFALNIMGGGDAKLLAAAALWFGFDSSLIEFLVYVAFIGGAVTVLVILLRSQAITIMAMGLPLPHSLTGAKKIPYGIAIAIGGMLAFPSSAVLLAAAA
- a CDS encoding type II and III secretion system protein family protein, giving the protein MLKTSKKASLPLAVSLSFSVAFAGLPLADVPAFLRTPTAFAGGSDSIVTIAGLGTKRTLKLGLNKALVVDLPADAHDILVSDPKMADAVTRTSRRIYLFGKTVGQTNIFIFGADGKEIVSLDLQIERDIAGLQDNIKRFIPDSDINVEIISDNIVLTGIVRTPQDSIRAQQLAQAFLKGGEATTRNQTASGSGDNNAVAIFAEGRQTSQIVNMLQIEGEDQVTLKVTVAEIKRSVLKQIGFDNLVSNSSGLGVAQLGNIGNTGTTNFLGVNGDPTNATGAGGISTLFKYALGKYNISTYLNALEQAGAVRTLAEPTLTAISGQAATFNSGGQTLYSTTDKDGNTTITPYTYGITLAFTPVVLAGGRISLHVQTQVSEPVASSSTPTYNQRAANTSVELPSGGSIALAGLLSDNVQQTTSGTPGASKIPILGALFRQKSFQRDESELVIIATPYLVRPVARDKLARPDDNFSPTNDAGVFFMNRVNKIYGRKDGPPVADADFHGTVGFIYK
- the cpaB gene encoding Flp pilus assembly protein CpaB translates to MKPARIMILAVAAVAAGMAGLLAMRLAGSRDIVPQQIAAVVEKEATINVLVAGANLPVGSRLNEQSIHWMPWPESGIVKGLITERERPDALKDLSGAVVRLPIFEGEPIREEKVADSNSRILSSLLPAGKRAVATEISVATGAGGFILPNDRVDVIMVRKGSQQQLVTETVLSNVRVLAVDQQIEEKQDGSKAVVGATATLELTPDQTKVLAVAHQMADRLTLALRSVADAQQPDTTAADYLLAGDNGGSMIQVIKSGAIVTDGPSGPKPQ
- a CDS encoding Flp family type IVb pilin, producing MSKLFSRFLKDESGATAIEYGLIAALISVAIITGATTLGNTLSNTFQNISNKMNTASAAH
- a CDS encoding Flp family type IVb pilin; translation: MSKLFSRFLKDESGATAIEYGLIAALISVAIITGATTLGNTLSNTFQNVSNQMNNASTAH
- a CDS encoding pilus assembly protein N-terminal domain-containing protein codes for the protein MPIGGRTAFLAGIVAMAGMTPQLSHAAGESMLRVYMDHARVLKLDRPVSKVIVGNSQVADATVADPKTIVLTGRSFGTTNIILLDADGNAIVDEQILVSIDEGNTVRVFRQTDRAVLSCTPNCEQHAQQNNTTTTTPTAAAGQ